The following proteins come from a genomic window of Lycium ferocissimum isolate CSIRO_LF1 chromosome 4, AGI_CSIRO_Lferr_CH_V1, whole genome shotgun sequence:
- the LOC132052431 gene encoding uncharacterized protein LOC132052431 isoform X1, translated as METEMDVDERLTALKKASADIILNTKKEEAARIMMWEQKAQCFEKELHVVKEKGLLRLMRLKQIMDAKIIEAEMTSLSQQKKIEELEAQLEEAEDIVSDLRVELREVEAELERVGSEEKEGKQSQDLDTTNPGELTKVNAVVLPPESQGDSVTTSNTEVNSMNQKIEGYHSCHTKINTGNCYVASADLPSISLKDEVPELYQNGHTQRIHAAEGNPSDREIMHKETFSEHSSKMEIIFLRDESTLATGNAPIEDPSEMALGFFKGQGMKLGYAESSDDKLQSIDACGVPYARDEHEELKGKMDLSEQDIENICNQLLFIKNLCNQLLKSESRASDVDNRVPSQPLNNRVIKYTYQRKRKRELLSASDENASIPKSPSKNKNVLKLHSFLDTQDEFSDRIIS; from the exons ATGGAAACCGAAATGGATGTCGACGAG AGATTAACAGCCTTGAAGAAGGCGTCTGCAGATATAATCTTGAACACAAAGAAGGAGGAAGCAGCGAGGATTATGATGTGGGAACAGAAAGCTCAATGTTTTGAGAAAGAGCTGCATGTGGTGAAAGAAAAGGGGCTACTCAGGTTGATGAGGCTCAAACAGATTATGGATGCTAAG ATTATTGAAGCAGAGATGACATCGTTGAGTCAACAGAAGAAGATCGAAGAACTTGAAGCTCAACTTGAGGAAGCAGAAGATATTGTAAGTGATCTCAGGGTTGAGTTGAGAGAAGTTGAAGCTGAACTTGAGAGAGTCGGCAGCGAAGAGAAAGAGGGAAAGCAATCACAGGATCTTGATACTACTAATCCTGGAGAACTAACAAAGGTGAACGCAGTTGTATTGCCTCCAGAGTCACAGGGTGATTCTGTGACAACTTCTAATACGGAGGTCAACAGTATGAACCAGAAAATTGAGGGTTACCATTCTTGTCATACAAAGATTAACACGGGAAATTGTTATGTTGCTAGTGCAGATTTACCCTCTATAAGTCTGAAAGATGAAGTGCCAGAGTTATACCAAAATGGACATACACAGAGAATTCATGCTGCTGAAGGAAATCCGTCAGATAgggaaatcatgcataaagaAACATTTTCCGAACACTCTTCAAAgatggaaataatttttttgagagaTGAATCGACTCTAGCCACAGGCAATGCTCCTATTGAAGATCCTTCTGAGATGGCCCTAGGATTTTTCAAAGGACAAGGCATGAAGCTGGGATATGCAGAAAGTTCTGATGATAAATTGCAGTCTATTGATGCTTGTGGTGTTCCTTATGCCAGAGATGAGCATGAGGAGTTAAAGGGAAAGATGGatctttcagaacaagatattgAAAATATTTGCAATCAGTTGCTCTTTATAAAAAATCTTTGCAATCAGCTGTTAAAGTCAGAATCAAGGGCGTCTGATGTAGACAATAGGGTTCCTAGCCAACCTCTAAATAATAGAGTGATTAAGTACACATAccaaagaaagaggaagagagaaTTGTTGAGTGCATCTGATGAGAAtgcttcaattccaaagagcCCTTCAAAGAACAAGAATGTATTGAAACTACATAGTTTTTTGGACACACAGGATGAGTTCAGTGACAGAATCATCTCGTGA
- the LOC132052431 gene encoding uncharacterized protein LOC132052431 isoform X2, whose translation MMWEQKAQCFEKELHVVKEKGLLRLMRLKQIMDAKIIEAEMTSLSQQKKIEELEAQLEEAEDIVSDLRVELREVEAELERVGSEEKEGKQSQDLDTTNPGELTKVNAVVLPPESQGDSVTTSNTEVNSMNQKIEGYHSCHTKINTGNCYVASADLPSISLKDEVPELYQNGHTQRIHAAEGNPSDREIMHKETFSEHSSKMEIIFLRDESTLATGNAPIEDPSEMALGFFKGQGMKLGYAESSDDKLQSIDACGVPYARDEHEELKGKMDLSEQDIENICNQLLFIKNLCNQLLKSESRASDVDNRVPSQPLNNRVIKYTYQRKRKRELLSASDENASIPKSPSKNKNVLKLHSFLDTQDEFSDRIIS comes from the exons ATGATGTGGGAACAGAAAGCTCAATGTTTTGAGAAAGAGCTGCATGTGGTGAAAGAAAAGGGGCTACTCAGGTTGATGAGGCTCAAACAGATTATGGATGCTAAG ATTATTGAAGCAGAGATGACATCGTTGAGTCAACAGAAGAAGATCGAAGAACTTGAAGCTCAACTTGAGGAAGCAGAAGATATTGTAAGTGATCTCAGGGTTGAGTTGAGAGAAGTTGAAGCTGAACTTGAGAGAGTCGGCAGCGAAGAGAAAGAGGGAAAGCAATCACAGGATCTTGATACTACTAATCCTGGAGAACTAACAAAGGTGAACGCAGTTGTATTGCCTCCAGAGTCACAGGGTGATTCTGTGACAACTTCTAATACGGAGGTCAACAGTATGAACCAGAAAATTGAGGGTTACCATTCTTGTCATACAAAGATTAACACGGGAAATTGTTATGTTGCTAGTGCAGATTTACCCTCTATAAGTCTGAAAGATGAAGTGCCAGAGTTATACCAAAATGGACATACACAGAGAATTCATGCTGCTGAAGGAAATCCGTCAGATAgggaaatcatgcataaagaAACATTTTCCGAACACTCTTCAAAgatggaaataatttttttgagagaTGAATCGACTCTAGCCACAGGCAATGCTCCTATTGAAGATCCTTCTGAGATGGCCCTAGGATTTTTCAAAGGACAAGGCATGAAGCTGGGATATGCAGAAAGTTCTGATGATAAATTGCAGTCTATTGATGCTTGTGGTGTTCCTTATGCCAGAGATGAGCATGAGGAGTTAAAGGGAAAGATGGatctttcagaacaagatattgAAAATATTTGCAATCAGTTGCTCTTTATAAAAAATCTTTGCAATCAGCTGTTAAAGTCAGAATCAAGGGCGTCTGATGTAGACAATAGGGTTCCTAGCCAACCTCTAAATAATAGAGTGATTAAGTACACATAccaaagaaagaggaagagagaaTTGTTGAGTGCATCTGATGAGAAtgcttcaattccaaagagcCCTTCAAAGAACAAGAATGTATTGAAACTACATAGTTTTTTGGACACACAGGATGAGTTCAGTGACAGAATCATCTCGTGA